One Stenotrophomonas maltophilia DNA window includes the following coding sequences:
- a CDS encoding L-dopachrome tautomerase-related protein, translating to MINCRIRRLAAAVLALASSPALALAGTPVLPSDRSIGIIEPVARFEGAMPTSVAVSETGRIFVNFPRWGDEVPYSVAEWRDGRAVPYPDARINRKDGPDPAAHFISVQSVVADGQGRLWVLDTAAPGFSAPQAGGAKLVAIDLATNTVARTLVFPANVIDARTYVNDVRFDFRVGREGVAYVTDSSLSGIGGIIVIDLATGAASKRLIGHVSTSADPAFVPIVEGQQMRLRNADGSTQPFTVAADGIALSPDGATLFYTPLSSRHLYSVPTALLRDPKVSEAALAAAVVDLGDKGASDGMEMDANGRLYASDYEHNAIHARDAQGRWTTVVHDPRILWPDTLSMGPDGYLYFTANQLHRQAGFNGGVDRRQTPYMVYRTRVDAKPAPTR from the coding sequence TTGATCAACTGCCGTATCCGCCGCCTGGCGGCTGCCGTGCTGGCCCTGGCCAGTTCCCCCGCGCTGGCGCTGGCAGGAACGCCTGTGCTGCCCAGCGATCGCAGCATCGGCATCATCGAGCCGGTGGCGCGTTTCGAGGGCGCCATGCCCACCAGCGTGGCGGTGTCCGAGACCGGGAGGATCTTTGTCAACTTCCCGCGCTGGGGCGATGAGGTGCCTTACAGCGTGGCCGAATGGCGCGACGGCCGCGCCGTGCCCTATCCGGATGCGCGCATCAACCGCAAGGACGGTCCCGATCCGGCGGCCCACTTCATCAGCGTGCAGAGTGTGGTGGCCGATGGCCAGGGTCGGTTGTGGGTGCTGGACACCGCCGCGCCCGGGTTCTCTGCACCACAGGCCGGCGGCGCCAAGCTGGTGGCGATCGATCTGGCCACCAATACCGTGGCCAGAACGCTGGTGTTCCCGGCCAACGTCATCGACGCGCGCACCTACGTCAACGATGTGCGCTTCGATTTCCGTGTCGGTCGCGAGGGCGTGGCCTACGTGACCGACTCGTCGCTGAGCGGCATCGGCGGCATCATCGTGATCGACCTCGCTACCGGCGCCGCGTCCAAGCGCCTGATCGGTCATGTGTCCACATCGGCGGATCCGGCATTCGTACCGATCGTGGAAGGACAGCAGATGCGGCTGCGCAACGCGGATGGTTCCACGCAGCCGTTCACCGTGGCTGCCGATGGCATTGCGTTGTCGCCGGATGGCGCGACGCTGTTCTATACCCCGTTGTCCAGTCGCCATCTGTACAGCGTGCCCACCGCCTTGCTGCGCGACCCCAAGGTAAGTGAGGCGGCGCTGGCTGCGGCCGTGGTCGACCTCGGCGACAAGGGCGCGTCCGATGGTATGGAGATGGACGCCAACGGCCGGCTGTATGCGAGCGACTACGAGCACAACGCCATCCATGCCCGCGATGCGCAGGGGCGCTGGACGACTGTGGTGCACGACCCGCGCATCCTGTGGCCGGATACCTTGTCGATGGGGCCGGATGGCTACCTGTACTTCACCGCCAACCAGCTGCATCGGCAGGCCGGATTCAATGGCGGCGTGGATCGGCGGCAGACGCCGTACATGGTGTATCGCACTCGGGTGGATGCGAAGCCTGCGCCAACGCGGTGA
- a CDS encoding ComF family protein — MSAFFNPVRHVQAALRVLLPLRCLVCGDPGHDGLDLCAACLAELPWSGRACLRCALPLPDNALIVCGTCREEVPPQAATHASLLYLPPVDQLLVRYKFHQDLAAGRLLAQLMQRAPPPWWCPPLVPVPLHNRRLRRRGYNQAGELCRLLPMPVWQGLYRRRHTAPQSERTAEQRRENLFDAFAVRGPVPTRLTVVDDVMTTGSTVMEVAETLRLVGAAEVRVWVCARAP; from the coding sequence ATGTCTGCCTTCTTCAACCCAGTCCGCCACGTGCAGGCTGCACTTCGTGTGCTGCTACCGCTCCGCTGCCTGGTCTGCGGTGACCCGGGCCACGATGGGCTGGACCTCTGCGCTGCATGCCTGGCCGAACTTCCGTGGTCCGGCCGCGCCTGCCTGCGCTGTGCATTGCCGCTGCCCGACAACGCGTTGATCGTCTGCGGAACCTGCCGCGAGGAGGTGCCGCCACAGGCCGCCACGCATGCCAGCCTGCTGTACCTGCCGCCTGTGGATCAGCTGCTGGTGCGCTACAAATTTCATCAGGATCTCGCAGCCGGGCGCCTGCTCGCGCAACTGATGCAGCGCGCGCCGCCGCCCTGGTGGTGTCCGCCACTGGTGCCGGTTCCGCTGCACAATCGCCGGTTGCGCCGGCGCGGCTACAACCAGGCGGGCGAGCTATGCCGGTTGCTGCCGATGCCGGTCTGGCAAGGGCTGTACCGGCGCCGCCACACCGCACCGCAGTCCGAACGCACGGCCGAACAACGCAGGGAAAATCTGTTCGATGCGTTTGCTGTCCGTGGTCCGGTGCCCACGCGGCTGACCGTGGTCGATGACGTGATGACCACCGGCAGCACGGTGATGGAGGTCGCCGAGACGCTGCGCCTGGTCGGCGCTGCGGAGGTGCGCGTGTGGGTATGCGCGCGGGCGCCGTGA
- the bioB gene encoding biotin synthase BioB, translating to MAAAIRHDWQQDELQALFDLPFPELLFRAAAVHREHFDPSQVQVSTLLSVKTGGCPEDCAYCPQAQRYNTGVNAQKLMETDAVLAKARQAKAAGASRFCMGAAWRSPKDRDIPKVAAMIAGVKALGLETCATLGMLSGEQARALKDAGLDYYNHNLDTAPDYYDSIIHTRQYQDRLDTLEHVRDAGLKTCCGGIVGMGETRAQRVGLLLALATLPAHPDSVPINKLVQVAGTPLHGSAELDPFEFVRMIAVARIAMPRSMVRLSAGREAMSDELQALCFVAGANSIFYGDKLLTTGNPESERDLALFARLGLQPMAVQVDAEGHDQGGTVHADISADAPACGCAHAA from the coding sequence ATGGCTGCTGCCATCCGCCACGACTGGCAACAGGACGAACTGCAGGCGCTGTTCGATCTGCCGTTCCCCGAGCTGCTGTTCCGCGCCGCGGCGGTCCACCGCGAGCACTTCGACCCCTCGCAGGTGCAGGTCTCCACGCTGCTGTCGGTGAAAACCGGTGGTTGCCCGGAAGACTGCGCGTACTGCCCGCAGGCGCAGCGCTACAACACCGGGGTGAACGCGCAGAAGCTGATGGAGACCGACGCGGTGCTGGCCAAGGCACGCCAGGCCAAGGCCGCTGGCGCATCGCGCTTCTGCATGGGTGCCGCGTGGCGTTCGCCGAAGGACCGCGACATTCCGAAGGTGGCGGCAATGATCGCCGGGGTGAAGGCTCTGGGCCTGGAGACCTGCGCCACGCTGGGCATGCTCAGTGGTGAGCAGGCGCGTGCGCTGAAGGATGCGGGCCTGGACTACTACAACCACAACCTCGACACCGCGCCGGACTACTACGATTCGATCATCCACACGCGCCAGTACCAGGACCGCCTGGACACGTTGGAGCACGTGCGCGATGCCGGCTTGAAGACCTGCTGCGGTGGCATCGTCGGCATGGGCGAGACGCGCGCGCAGCGCGTCGGCCTGCTGCTGGCGCTGGCCACGCTGCCGGCGCATCCCGATTCAGTACCGATCAACAAGCTGGTGCAGGTGGCGGGCACGCCGCTGCATGGCAGTGCCGAGCTGGACCCGTTCGAGTTCGTGCGCATGATCGCAGTGGCGCGCATCGCCATGCCGCGCTCGATGGTGCGGTTGTCCGCCGGGCGCGAGGCGATGAGCGATGAACTGCAGGCGCTGTGCTTCGTCGCTGGTGCCAACTCCATCTTCTACGGCGACAAGCTGCTGACCACCGGCAACCCGGAGAGCGAGCGCGACCTGGCGCTGTTCGCGCGGCTGGGACTGCAGCCGATGGCGGTGCAGGTGGATGCCGAGGGTCATGACCAAGGGGGTACCGTCCACGCTGATATCAGTGCCGATGCGCCGGCCTGTGGCTGCGCTCACGCGGCCTGA
- a CDS encoding SecDF P1 head subdomain-containing protein has product MRAALPLLLGVALTLAGCMPGATPGALAGRDHAPRPGVDVRLSAVDTAGKGTSVQWQGETLALREPPIAGSADIADVRYVLDEAKQPGLQIRYRPEAHQRIHNGTAALVGQRAAISVDGRVLMVATVQGPFGESMMLSGLPSVAEAQALAKHITGD; this is encoded by the coding sequence GTGAGGGCTGCGCTTCCGCTGTTGCTGGGCGTGGCGTTGACCCTGGCCGGATGCATGCCGGGCGCCACACCCGGTGCCCTGGCAGGCAGGGATCATGCGCCACGCCCCGGCGTGGATGTGCGCCTGAGTGCGGTCGATACAGCCGGCAAGGGCACATCGGTGCAGTGGCAGGGCGAAACCCTGGCCCTGCGCGAGCCGCCGATTGCCGGCAGTGCCGACATCGCCGATGTGCGCTACGTACTGGACGAGGCCAAGCAGCCCGGCCTGCAGATCCGCTATCGGCCCGAAGCGCACCAGCGCATCCACAATGGCACGGCAGCACTGGTCGGTCAGCGAGCGGCGATCAGCGTGGATGGCCGCGTGCTGATGGTGGCGACGGTGCAGGGACCGTTCGGCGAATCGATGATGCTGAGCGGGTTGCCCAGCGTTGCCGAGGCGCAGGCGCTGGCCAAGCACATCACGGGCGACTGA
- a CDS encoding HdeD family acid-resistance protein: MNSPLSPLLSAVGRSWWILLLYGLVALGFGIIAIGWPLSAAMALAWTLGVMAIVEGVISLFALVSGGSGASRGWLALYAIASLGFGVLAVINPLATASVLVLFLAAWLLVAGIYRIVFAIRVRKQIQGEWLLILSGVLAVVLGLLFAANPYAGVAVTTLWIGIGSLLYGLLQVLVAFKLRKLK; encoded by the coding sequence ATGAATTCCCCCTTGTCTCCCCTGTTGTCTGCGGTTGGGCGCAGCTGGTGGATCCTACTGCTGTACGGCCTGGTTGCACTCGGCTTCGGCATCATCGCCATCGGCTGGCCGCTGTCGGCGGCAATGGCACTGGCGTGGACACTGGGCGTGATGGCCATCGTTGAAGGTGTCATCAGCCTGTTCGCACTGGTCAGCGGCGGCAGCGGTGCCTCGCGTGGCTGGCTGGCGCTGTATGCCATCGCCTCATTGGGATTCGGCGTCCTGGCAGTGATCAATCCGCTGGCCACCGCCAGCGTGCTGGTGCTGTTCCTGGCAGCGTGGCTGCTGGTGGCCGGCATCTATCGCATCGTGTTCGCGATCCGCGTGCGCAAGCAGATCCAGGGCGAGTGGCTGCTGATCCTCAGTGGCGTGCTGGCGGTGGTGCTGGGCCTGCTGTTCGCTGCCAATCCGTATGCAGGCGTGGCGGTGACCACGTTGTGGATCGGCATCGGCAGCCTGCTGTACGGGTTGCTGCAGGTGCTGGTGGCGTTCAAGCTGCGGAAGCTGAAGTGA
- a CDS encoding CbrC family protein, whose translation MDLPQFTYHPDPIATGSVIAADTPCVCCGQSRGYVYTGPVYAEEEYGQEICPWCIADGTAHERLGATFTDEEGVGGGGEWDEVDAEIVDEIAQRTPGFNGLQQEQWWTHCEDAAQFIGRAGRTELEEHGEDAIAAIQESTGLDDGPQWDRFLAAMDKNGSPRAYLFHCRHCGEVGGYQDCD comes from the coding sequence ATGGATCTGCCCCAATTCACCTACCACCCCGACCCCATTGCCACCGGCAGCGTGATTGCCGCAGACACGCCCTGCGTGTGCTGTGGCCAGTCGCGTGGCTACGTGTATACCGGGCCGGTCTATGCCGAAGAAGAGTATGGGCAGGAAATCTGCCCTTGGTGCATTGCCGATGGCACAGCGCATGAGCGCCTCGGCGCCACCTTCACTGACGAAGAAGGTGTGGGTGGTGGCGGCGAATGGGATGAGGTCGATGCGGAGATCGTTGACGAGATTGCGCAGCGCACCCCCGGCTTCAATGGCTTGCAGCAGGAACAGTGGTGGACCCACTGCGAGGATGCCGCGCAGTTCATCGGCCGTGCCGGTCGTACCGAACTGGAAGAACACGGTGAGGATGCGATAGCTGCCATCCAGGAGAGCACCGGCCTGGACGACGGGCCACAGTGGGATCGCTTCCTCGCAGCGATGGACAAGAACGGCTCACCCAGGGCCTATCTGTTCCATTGCAGGCACTGCGGCGAAGTGGGCGGCTACCAGGACTGCGACTGA
- the bioH gene encoding pimeloyl-ACP methyl ester esterase BioH has translation MHIEVTGRGPDLVLIHGWALQGGVFAPLVQRLADRFTLHLVDLPGHGHSREDTTPLRLPFVVNAIAAATPPAVWCGWSLGGLFALHAAATLPKVRGLAMIAATPRFVRGEDWPHAVEPAVFEQFGRELASDFGGTLERFLALDVMGSAHAREELRTLRQRLVERGAPTERALLEGLRLLESTDLRGALPTLGKSSLWIAGQRDRLVSPTAMQAAAALAPGGQALTIAHGGHAPFLGHADEVAAALQHFVAGLSPADGGQ, from the coding sequence ATGCATATTGAAGTCACCGGCCGCGGGCCGGACCTGGTTCTGATCCACGGCTGGGCCCTGCAGGGCGGCGTGTTCGCGCCGCTGGTGCAACGCCTGGCCGATCGCTTCACCCTGCATCTGGTTGATCTGCCGGGCCATGGCCACAGCCGCGAGGACACCACGCCGCTGCGCCTGCCGTTCGTGGTCAACGCCATCGCCGCGGCCACGCCGCCGGCGGTGTGGTGTGGCTGGTCGCTGGGCGGCCTGTTCGCGCTGCATGCGGCGGCCACCCTGCCGAAGGTGCGCGGGCTGGCGATGATCGCGGCCACGCCGCGCTTCGTGCGTGGCGAAGACTGGCCGCATGCGGTGGAACCGGCCGTGTTCGAACAGTTCGGGCGCGAGCTGGCCAGCGACTTCGGTGGCACGCTGGAGCGCTTCCTGGCGCTGGACGTGATGGGCTCGGCGCACGCCCGCGAAGAGCTGCGCACCCTTCGCCAGCGCCTGGTCGAGCGCGGTGCGCCCACCGAACGCGCGCTGCTGGAAGGCCTGCGCCTGCTGGAAAGCACCGACCTGCGCGGCGCACTGCCGACGCTGGGCAAATCCAGTCTGTGGATCGCCGGCCAACGCGACCGGTTGGTCTCACCGACAGCGATGCAGGCCGCCGCTGCGCTGGCCCCGGGCGGGCAGGCGCTGACCATCGCCCACGGCGGCCATGCGCCCTTCCTCGGCCATGCCGACGAGGTCGCCGCCGCCCTGCAACACTTCGTTGCCGGCCTGTCACCGGCCGATGGCGGACAATGA
- the bioC gene encoding malonyl-ACP O-methyltransferase BioC has translation MPSHFDARHVRRAFARAANSYDAAAALQREVQSRLIESLDYLEARKPEVVLDIGAGTGHASALMKKRWPKAQVIALDVALPMLDQAKRQAGWWKPFQRLCGDAAALPLADNSVDVIFSNLCLQWVDDLPAVFAGFRRVLKPGGLLLCSTFGPETLVELNEAFAAADDRPHVSRFAQIAQFGDALMMAGFRDPVLDRDLFTLTYDDLPSLMRELRAMGATNARVDRRHTLTGRGRFAAAAAAYEPMRRADGKLPSSWEVIYAHAWAPDPGAPIREGGHDVASVPVSAIPIRRKQT, from the coding sequence ATGCCGTCCCACTTCGATGCCCGCCACGTCCGCCGCGCGTTCGCCCGCGCCGCCAACAGCTACGATGCCGCCGCCGCCCTGCAGCGCGAGGTGCAGTCGCGGCTGATCGAATCGCTGGACTACCTGGAGGCGCGCAAGCCCGAGGTGGTGCTGGACATCGGTGCCGGTACCGGACACGCCAGCGCGCTGATGAAGAAGCGCTGGCCGAAGGCGCAGGTGATCGCGCTGGACGTGGCGCTGCCGATGCTGGACCAGGCCAAGCGCCAGGCCGGCTGGTGGAAGCCGTTCCAGCGCCTGTGCGGCGACGCCGCTGCGCTGCCGCTGGCCGACAACAGCGTGGACGTGATCTTCAGCAACCTGTGCCTGCAGTGGGTGGACGATCTGCCGGCGGTGTTCGCCGGGTTCCGTCGCGTGCTCAAGCCCGGTGGCCTGCTGCTGTGTTCCACCTTCGGCCCGGAAACGCTGGTGGAACTCAACGAGGCATTCGCCGCTGCCGATGACCGCCCACACGTGAGCCGCTTCGCGCAGATCGCACAGTTCGGCGATGCGCTGATGATGGCCGGCTTCCGCGACCCGGTGCTGGATCGCGATCTGTTCACCCTGACCTACGACGATCTGCCGTCGCTGATGCGCGAACTGCGTGCGATGGGCGCGACCAATGCGCGGGTGGACCGACGCCACACGCTGACCGGGCGTGGTCGTTTCGCGGCGGCGGCAGCGGCGTATGAACCGATGCGGCGCGCCGACGGCAAGCTGCCCAGCAGCTGGGAAGTGATCTATGCCCACGCCTGGGCACCGGACCCGGGCGCACCGATCCGCGAAGGCGGACATGACGTGGCCTCGGTGCCGGTGTCGGCGATTCCGATCCGGCGCAAGCAGACCTGA
- a CDS encoding chloride channel protein: protein MTDLHRLRGRITALVLSEAWRRRAALWGGAVAVALVAILFAKASDAAFHLFQRITLHSPWWALLLTPGIFALLAWLTAGVLKPTRGSGIPQVIAALDKPDESFRRTNLSPVVSAGKLLLTSLSLLGGASVGREGPTVHVGASLMYLFGRWFGFKDPRELSHFLLAGGAAGIAAAFNTPLAGIVFAIEELSGRFEHRFSGTLLTAVIVGGVVSLGLLGNYTYFGHVSARLPLGQGWLAILLCGVVAGLLGGLFARAVLASAAGRPRWLGQLRQRHPVLLAAGCGLVVVALALTFGEGAFGTGYEQARSLVQGQAMVGHEFGLMKLLANLASYVAGIPGGLFSPALAVGAGLGHNLAVLMPGVDPRAFVLLGMCAYLTGVTQAPLTSAVISLELTDSGDLLLPILATVLIARGVSGLVCRVPIYRGLAELLMVPASAHADAVDRGRDNSAAP from the coding sequence ATGACCGATCTCCATCGTCTCCGCGGCCGCATCACCGCGCTGGTTCTCAGCGAGGCCTGGCGTCGCCGTGCCGCGCTCTGGGGCGGCGCCGTGGCCGTGGCGCTGGTGGCCATCCTGTTCGCCAAGGCCAGTGACGCGGCCTTCCATCTGTTCCAGCGCATCACCTTGCACTCGCCGTGGTGGGCCCTGCTGCTCACGCCGGGCATCTTCGCGCTGTTGGCCTGGTTGACCGCGGGCGTGCTGAAGCCGACGCGGGGCAGCGGCATTCCGCAGGTCATCGCCGCACTGGACAAGCCCGATGAGTCGTTCCGCAGGACCAATCTTTCGCCCGTGGTCTCGGCGGGCAAGCTGCTGCTGACCTCGTTGTCGCTGCTCGGCGGCGCGTCGGTCGGGCGCGAAGGGCCCACCGTGCATGTGGGTGCCAGCCTGATGTACCTGTTCGGCCGCTGGTTCGGTTTCAAGGATCCGCGCGAGCTCTCGCACTTCCTGCTGGCCGGTGGCGCGGCCGGCATCGCGGCGGCATTCAACACGCCGCTGGCCGGTATCGTTTTTGCCATCGAGGAGCTCAGCGGCCGTTTCGAGCATCGCTTCTCCGGCACCTTGCTGACCGCGGTAATCGTCGGTGGCGTGGTGTCGCTTGGCCTGCTGGGCAACTACACCTACTTCGGCCATGTAAGCGCGCGGCTGCCGCTGGGCCAGGGCTGGCTGGCGATCCTGCTGTGCGGCGTAGTGGCCGGGTTGCTGGGTGGATTGTTCGCGCGCGCGGTGCTGGCCAGTGCGGCCGGCCGCCCGCGTTGGCTGGGCCAGCTGCGGCAGCGGCATCCCGTGCTGCTGGCGGCAGGCTGCGGCCTGGTGGTGGTGGCGCTGGCGTTGACGTTCGGGGAAGGCGCGTTCGGCACCGGCTACGAGCAGGCGCGCAGCCTGGTGCAGGGGCAGGCGATGGTGGGCCATGAATTCGGTCTGATGAAGCTGCTGGCGAATCTGGCGTCCTACGTGGCGGGCATCCCCGGCGGCCTGTTCTCGCCGGCGCTGGCGGTCGGAGCCGGCCTTGGGCACAACCTCGCGGTGCTGATGCCGGGTGTGGATCCGCGTGCGTTCGTGCTGTTGGGCATGTGCGCCTATCTGACCGGCGTCACCCAGGCGCCACTGACCTCGGCGGTGATCTCGCTGGAGCTGACCGACAGTGGTGATCTGCTGCTGCCGATCCTGGCCACGGTGCTGATCGCGCGCGGCGTGTCCGGGCTGGTGTGCCGGGTGCCGATCTATCGCGGGTTGGCGGAGTTGTTGATGGTTCCTGCATCTGCGCATGCAGACGCCGTGGATCGCGGTCGGGACAACAGCGCAGCGCCTTGA
- a CDS encoding SMI1/KNR4 family protein, whose protein sequence is MEGKKNISKIIMKNKEELKSLIDTLTSSEDYEGDYGYRITDTRAMLCNVDESHRQQAPADYLEFLTEFGFGELDAAFHLDDGPEKYSTICGREIEGRECIYVFGGNSSDVLYAFDAKNNWQVVEISSELDGVDVLASSFSDFILEQLKHINSLVQQRAAG, encoded by the coding sequence ATGGAAGGAAAGAAAAATATTTCGAAAATTATTATGAAAAATAAAGAAGAGCTAAAATCGTTGATTGATACATTGACCTCCTCAGAGGACTATGAGGGCGACTACGGCTACCGCATAACAGACACGAGGGCGATGTTATGCAATGTTGATGAGTCACATCGCCAGCAGGCTCCAGCTGACTATCTGGAATTTCTCACCGAGTTTGGTTTCGGGGAGTTAGACGCGGCATTTCATCTTGATGATGGTCCGGAGAAATATTCGACTATATGCGGTCGGGAAATTGAGGGCCGTGAATGTATCTACGTATTCGGCGGAAACTCTAGCGATGTACTATATGCTTTCGACGCAAAAAATAATTGGCAAGTTGTAGAGATCAGTTCCGAATTGGATGGGGTTGATGTGCTGGCATCAAGCTTTTCTGACTTTATCCTGGAACAGCTGAAGCACATCAACTCTCTAGTTCAGCAGCGTGCGGCGGGCTGA
- a CDS encoding SDR family oxidoreductase, translating to MDLGINGRWALVCGASKGLGLGCARALVREGVNVVIVARGEAALQAAAEELRALAGAAEVRAVAADVTTEAGRVAALAACPQVDILVNNAGGPPPGDFRNFERDDWIAALDANMLAPIALIRATVDAMIERGFGRIVNITSSAVKAPIDILALSNGARSGLTGFVAGLSRRTVAHNVTINNLLPGQFDTDRLRANFAHSAGKDGDASEVAERRRQQIPAGRFGTPDEFGAACAFLCSAQAGYLTGQNLLIDGGAYPGTF from the coding sequence ATGGATCTGGGTATCAATGGCCGCTGGGCACTGGTCTGCGGCGCAAGCAAGGGGCTGGGCCTGGGCTGCGCGCGTGCGCTGGTGCGTGAAGGCGTCAACGTGGTGATCGTGGCCCGCGGCGAAGCCGCCCTGCAGGCCGCCGCTGAAGAGCTGCGCGCGCTGGCCGGTGCCGCCGAGGTGCGCGCGGTCGCCGCCGACGTCACCACCGAAGCCGGCCGCGTCGCGGCGCTGGCCGCATGCCCGCAGGTGGACATCCTGGTCAACAACGCCGGTGGCCCGCCGCCGGGCGACTTCCGCAATTTCGAGCGTGACGACTGGATTGCCGCGCTGGACGCCAACATGCTGGCGCCGATCGCGCTGATCCGCGCCACCGTCGACGCGATGATCGAGCGCGGCTTCGGCCGTATCGTCAACATCACCTCGTCGGCGGTGAAAGCCCCGATCGACATCCTGGCGCTGTCCAACGGCGCGCGCAGTGGCCTGACCGGTTTCGTCGCCGGCCTATCGCGCCGCACCGTGGCCCACAACGTCACCATCAACAACCTGCTGCCCGGCCAGTTCGACACCGACCGCCTGCGCGCCAACTTCGCCCACTCTGCGGGCAAGGACGGCGATGCCAGCGAAGTGGCCGAGCGCCGCCGCCAGCAGATTCCCGCCGGCCGCTTCGGCACGCCGGACGAATTCGGCGCCGCCTGCGCCTTCCTGTGCAGCGCACAGGCCGGTTACCTCACCGGGCAGAACCTGCTGATCGACGGCGGCGCCTACCCCGGTACGTTCTAA
- the bioF gene encoding 8-amino-7-oxononanoate synthase, with product MARPDLTARLHAQRALRDAQGRRRPRRTVTRRDGVRLEVNGQWLTGFCSNDYLGLAQQFSVVNALQDAAAREGAGAGASHLVCGHHALHEALEREVAEWLGYPRALLFGSGFAANLAVQQALLSEENDVCVQDKLNHASLLDATRLAGARLRRYPHLDAEGAMRQLKHAPDGAAMLATDGVFSMDGDIAPLRALSLVARLQQALFYVDDAHGVGVVGDGRGAVAAAGLGVDDVPLQLVTLGKALGGSGALVLGRDDLIEHLAETARPYIYTTAVPPAMAAAALEAVRLARRDHWRRTKLTDLIALFRSEARRHGLDLMASETPIQPLLCGDDHTAVAMSTTLEQAGWLVGAIRPPTVPEGKARLRVTLSALHTPEQVRDVVEAIASARDRVDLAAREAAPPPLPAFA from the coding sequence ATGGCCCGCCCCGACCTGACCGCCCGCCTCCACGCCCAGCGCGCCCTGCGCGATGCCCAAGGCCGTCGCCGCCCGCGACGCACGGTCACCCGTCGTGATGGCGTGCGCCTGGAAGTGAACGGCCAGTGGCTGACCGGCTTCTGCAGCAACGACTACCTTGGCCTGGCCCAGCAGTTCAGCGTGGTCAACGCGCTGCAGGACGCCGCGGCACGCGAGGGCGCCGGCGCCGGTGCCTCGCACCTGGTCTGCGGCCATCATGCTCTGCATGAGGCGCTGGAACGCGAGGTAGCCGAGTGGCTGGGCTATCCGCGTGCGCTGCTGTTCGGCAGTGGCTTCGCCGCCAACCTGGCCGTGCAGCAGGCGCTGCTGAGCGAAGAGAACGACGTGTGCGTGCAGGACAAGCTCAACCACGCGAGCCTGCTTGATGCCACCCGGTTGGCCGGTGCGCGCCTGCGCCGTTATCCGCACCTTGATGCCGAGGGCGCGATGCGTCAGCTCAAGCACGCGCCCGATGGCGCGGCGATGCTGGCCACCGATGGTGTCTTCAGCATGGATGGCGACATCGCACCGCTGCGTGCATTGTCGCTTGTGGCACGCCTGCAGCAGGCGCTGTTCTACGTCGATGACGCGCACGGCGTGGGCGTGGTCGGTGATGGCCGTGGTGCCGTGGCCGCCGCCGGGCTGGGCGTGGACGATGTGCCGCTGCAGCTGGTCACGCTGGGCAAGGCACTGGGCGGTTCCGGCGCGCTGGTGCTGGGCCGCGACGACCTGATCGAGCACCTGGCCGAAACCGCGCGCCCTTACATCTATACCACCGCGGTGCCACCGGCGATGGCCGCTGCTGCGCTTGAAGCAGTGCGCCTGGCGCGTCGCGACCACTGGCGCCGCACCAAGCTGACCGACCTGATCGCGCTGTTCCGCAGTGAAGCGCGTCGCCATGGCCTGGACCTGATGGCTTCGGAAACGCCGATCCAGCCGCTGCTATGTGGTGATGACCATACCGCCGTGGCGATGTCCACGACGCTGGAACAGGCCGGCTGGCTGGTCGGCGCGATCCGCCCGCCCACGGTTCCCGAAGGCAAGGCACGCCTGCGCGTCACCCTGTCCGCGTTGCACACCCCCGAGCAGGTGCGTGACGTGGTCGAGGCCATTGCCAGCGCACGCGATCGCGTCGACCTGGCCGCGCGTGAGGCCGCGCCACCGCCGCTGCCCGCTTTTGCCTGA